A single Roseinatronobacter monicus DNA region contains:
- a CDS encoding ABC transporter ATP-binding protein — MSSVQLNNIVKRFGTFTAVEKTSLTIPDGAFVTLLGPSGCGKTTTLRMIAGLLDPSEGEIIINDKRVNDVPIHKRNLGLVFQNYALFPHKAVAENVAFGLRYRNVSKSDITRRVKDALELVQLPQLGNRYPKALSGGQQQRIALARAIVIEPDVLLLDEPLSALDANLREDMRVELKRIQERIGVTTVFVTHDQSEALALSDQIVVMSNGRVEQVGAPEDVYNTPASEFVARFLGASNILDGQCLSRGPEGAVLDVPVFGQVTVPTAKAPHLAGAGAAKLIIRAEKLLLRDSPPEGGAFSAPATVETVDYQGQSVRYFVRAGDTQLQAINMIDERPFPAGAQVHMTLRPQDCAALPG; from the coding sequence GTGAGTTCGGTTCAACTCAATAACATCGTCAAGCGCTTCGGCACGTTCACAGCGGTCGAGAAAACCTCGCTGACCATTCCCGACGGCGCGTTTGTCACGCTGCTGGGCCCCTCTGGCTGTGGCAAGACCACCACCTTGCGCATGATCGCGGGTCTGCTCGACCCCAGCGAGGGCGAGATCATCATCAACGACAAGCGCGTCAATGATGTGCCCATCCACAAGCGCAATCTGGGGTTGGTGTTTCAAAATTATGCACTCTTCCCGCACAAAGCCGTGGCCGAGAATGTGGCCTTCGGGCTGCGGTATCGCAATGTCTCAAAATCCGACATCACGCGACGGGTAAAGGACGCGCTGGAACTGGTGCAACTGCCGCAACTGGGCAACCGCTATCCCAAAGCGCTGTCAGGCGGGCAGCAACAGCGCATCGCCCTTGCCCGCGCCATCGTAATTGAACCCGATGTGTTGCTGCTGGATGAACCGCTATCGGCACTGGATGCCAACCTGCGCGAAGATATGCGTGTAGAGCTGAAGCGCATTCAGGAACGCATTGGCGTCACGACTGTATTCGTCACGCATGACCAGTCCGAAGCGCTGGCGCTGTCCGATCAGATTGTGGTCATGTCGAATGGGCGCGTGGAACAGGTCGGTGCGCCCGAAGATGTCTATAATACCCCCGCCAGCGAATTTGTGGCCCGTTTTCTGGGCGCGTCGAACATACTCGACGGGCAGTGCCTGTCGCGCGGGCCGGAAGGGGCCGTGCTGGATGTCCCTGTCTTCGGGCAAGTTACGGTTCCCACGGCCAAAGCCCCGCATCTGGCGGGCGCAGGTGCGGCCAAGCTGATTATCCGCGCCGAAAAGCTGCTTTTGCGCGACAGCCCGCCCGAAGGCGGCGCATTCTCCGCCCCTGCGACGGTCGAGACGGTCGATTATCAGGGCCAGTCCGTTCGCTATTTCGTCCGCGCTGGTGACACGCAGCTACAGGCGATAAACATGATCGACGAACGCCCCTTTCCTGCCGGCGCGCAGGTGCATATGACACTCAGGCCGCAAGATTGCGCGGCCCTGCCCGGATAA
- a CDS encoding aspartate aminotransferase family protein: MSHLFYQTSQRRPLLDQARGVYMWDVDGKRYLDGSSGAMVCNIGHSNPNVLDAMRRQMEKSTFGYRLHFETEASEQLAARTAALCPEGMNKVFFVSGGSEAVESALKLARQHALAVGQGKRWKIISRTPSYHGCTLGALAITGYAPLTAPFALMMREMPKIPAPRAYLDGLDPTDPATGAHYAAMLEQEIIAQGPDSVLAFVVEPIGGASTGALVPPLGYMQAVQDICRRYGVLLILDEVMTGAGRTGRFLALEHWNLSPDIVVLSKGFAAGYVPLGAIAARDDLVQAVLDGGGFLHGFTYAGNPLACAAGCAVIDEIARLGLVQNAQGMGRALRARLDALMARHPIIGDVRGQGLLLAFEFMADRDTKAPLPSALNAHQRLVDIAYEMGLIVYSRRTRDGVAGDHIMVCPPLIVTEQHLDEITQTLDAALTRLVDDLALSEMA, translated from the coding sequence ATGAGTCATCTTTTCTACCAGACCAGCCAGCGCCGCCCCCTGCTGGATCAGGCGCGCGGTGTTTACATGTGGGACGTCGACGGCAAGCGCTATCTGGATGGGTCAAGCGGCGCGATGGTGTGCAATATCGGCCATTCGAATCCGAATGTACTGGATGCCATGCGCCGCCAGATGGAAAAATCGACCTTCGGCTACCGGCTGCATTTTGAAACCGAAGCGTCCGAGCAACTGGCCGCCAGAACCGCCGCCCTGTGCCCCGAAGGCATGAACAAAGTATTCTTCGTCTCTGGCGGGTCAGAGGCCGTGGAATCCGCCCTGAAACTGGCGCGCCAGCACGCGCTGGCCGTGGGGCAAGGTAAGCGTTGGAAGATCATCAGCCGCACCCCCAGCTATCACGGTTGCACCTTGGGCGCGCTGGCGATCACCGGCTATGCGCCGCTGACAGCCCCCTTTGCCCTGATGATGCGCGAGATGCCGAAAATCCCTGCCCCGCGCGCCTATCTCGACGGGTTGGACCCCACCGACCCTGCCACCGGCGCGCATTACGCCGCCATGCTGGAGCAGGAAATCATCGCCCAAGGGCCGGACAGCGTGCTGGCTTTCGTGGTGGAACCCATTGGGGGCGCGTCCACCGGCGCGCTGGTGCCACCTTTGGGCTATATGCAGGCCGTGCAGGACATCTGCCGCCGCTACGGGGTGCTGTTGATCCTTGACGAAGTGATGACCGGCGCAGGCCGCACGGGGCGCTTTCTGGCACTGGAACACTGGAACCTCTCGCCCGATATCGTGGTGCTGTCCAAGGGCTTTGCTGCCGGATATGTGCCACTTGGTGCGATTGCGGCGCGCGATGATCTGGTGCAGGCAGTGCTGGACGGGGGCGGTTTTCTGCATGGCTTTACCTATGCGGGCAACCCGCTGGCCTGTGCAGCAGGGTGCGCCGTGATTGACGAAATCGCGCGGCTGGGGTTGGTGCAGAATGCGCAAGGGATGGGCCGCGCCTTGCGGGCACGTCTGGACGCCCTGATGGCCCGCCATCCGATCATTGGCGATGTGCGCGGGCAAGGGCTCTTGTTGGCCTTCGAGTTCATGGCCGACCGCGACACCAAGGCCCCACTGCCCAGCGCATTGAACGCCCATCAGCGCCTTGTCGATATCGCCTATGAGATGGGTCTGATCGTCTATTCCCGCCGCACCCGCGACGGGGTCGCGGGCGATCATATCATGGTCTGCCCGCCCCTGATCGTGACGGAGCAGCATCTGGACGAGATCACCCAAACGCTTGACGCCGCATTGACCCGGCTGGTCGATGATCTGGCGCTTTCGGAAATGGCATAA
- a CDS encoding 3-keto-5-aminohexanoate cleavage protein, whose product MSGIIITCALTGSIHTPSMSPHLPITGADIARHGIEAAQAGASILHLHARDPVTGQPSAALAHFNGFVPALAQGTDAVLNLSTGGSAIMSLDERLAAPLAIAPEMASLNMGTMNFALYPMLGKERDWLHDWEKPFLENTDDLVFKNTPRDIARILTTLGAERGARFEFECYDLGHLYMLRHFADRGLVKPPYFIQFVFGVLGGMGPDAENLTHMKRIADKLFGADYLFSVLAAGRFQMPLIAQSAAMGGHVRVGLEDSLTIARGQLARSNAEQVMKIREIVERLGRVVMTPDQVRATLGLKGAKQINA is encoded by the coding sequence ATGTCGGGCATCATCATCACCTGCGCGCTGACGGGGTCCATCCACACACCCAGCATGTCGCCCCATCTGCCTATCACCGGCGCGGATATCGCGCGCCACGGCATCGAGGCCGCGCAGGCGGGCGCGTCCATCCTTCATCTGCATGCGCGTGATCCGGTGACAGGCCAGCCTTCGGCAGCGTTGGCGCATTTCAACGGCTTCGTGCCCGCACTTGCGCAGGGCACGGACGCAGTTCTGAACCTGTCCACAGGCGGCAGTGCGATCATGTCACTCGATGAGCGGCTGGCCGCCCCCTTGGCGATTGCGCCGGAAATGGCGTCGCTGAACATGGGCACGATGAATTTCGCGCTCTACCCGATGCTGGGGAAAGAACGTGACTGGCTGCACGACTGGGAAAAGCCGTTTCTGGAGAATACCGATGATCTGGTCTTCAAGAACACGCCCCGCGACATTGCCCGCATTCTGACCACGCTTGGGGCCGAGCGCGGCGCGCGGTTCGAGTTTGAATGCTATGACCTGGGCCACCTGTATATGCTGCGCCATTTCGCAGACCGCGGGCTGGTCAAGCCGCCCTATTTCATCCAGTTCGTCTTTGGTGTGCTGGGCGGCATGGGGCCGGATGCCGAGAATCTAACCCATATGAAACGCATCGCCGACAAGCTGTTCGGGGCGGATTACCTGTTTTCTGTGCTGGCGGCGGGGCGGTTCCAGATGCCGCTGATTGCCCAATCGGCGGCGATGGGCGGGCATGTGCGCGTGGGGTTGGAAGACAGCCTGACCATCGCGCGCGGCCAGCTTGCGCGCTCGAATGCCGAACAGGTGATGAAAATCCGCGAGATCGTGGAGCGACTGGGCCGCGTGGTCATGACCCCGGATCAAGTGCGCGCGACATTGGGGTTGAAAGGTGCGAAGCAGATCAATGCGTGA
- a CDS encoding GNAT family N-acetyltransferase has translation MREAEITFRIVADATDLARLEQALRTLSADIGEDYAAGSAALEHALIGPNPAAHGLLALHGDQTLGAALYSPAFSTVRGAAGVYVSDLWVSANARGHGLGARLLAQVAQQGANLWQATWLKLAVYDHSHSAQQFYMRLGFAPATGMQEMRLGPDGVTHLIKRIA, from the coding sequence ATGCGTGAAGCTGAAATTACGTTTCGCATCGTGGCCGATGCAACCGATCTGGCACGGCTGGAGCAGGCCTTGCGCACGCTCAGCGCAGATATCGGCGAGGATTATGCCGCAGGCAGCGCAGCACTGGAACATGCCCTGATCGGCCCGAACCCTGCCGCACATGGGCTATTGGCCCTGCATGGGGACCAGACGCTGGGGGCCGCTCTCTACAGCCCTGCCTTTTCCACAGTGCGCGGCGCTGCGGGAGTCTATGTGTCCGACCTCTGGGTCAGTGCCAATGCGCGCGGGCACGGGCTTGGCGCACGGCTTCTGGCGCAGGTCGCGCAACAGGGCGCTAACTTGTGGCAAGCCACATGGCTGAAACTCGCTGTTTATGACCACAGCCATTCGGCGCAGCAATTCTACATGCGGCTTGGCTTCGCGCCTGCGACCGGCATGCAGGAAATGCGCCTTGGCCCGGACGGCGTGACACATCTGATAAAGAGGATCGCATGA
- a CDS encoding histone deacetylase family protein, translated as MKAVFDDRQRLHDPQHYMANGKTYPSPEAPERIARLMAGAQAAGCQFQAPQDAGLGPIAAIHSAEYLYFLQNIYTRWQRIPDSGPEVIPNIHPASRHDNYPSSALGQAGYHQTDTSCPIGAQTWEAAYWSAQSAITGADLVAGGERAVYVLSRPPGHHAFRDLAGGFCFLNNSAITAERLRARGLRPAILDVDVHHGNGTQGIFYDRDDVLTVSLHADPDRFYPFFWGGAQERGQGRGMGCNLNLPLARGTGDDAYMRTLDTALARIRAFGADVVVVALGLDAHIDDPFKGLAVTTPGFQTMAAAIAGLGLPLVLVQEGGYVSDALSANLTSFLKGAL; from the coding sequence ATGAAAGCCGTATTCGACGACCGCCAGCGTCTGCATGACCCGCAGCATTACATGGCCAATGGCAAGACCTATCCCAGCCCCGAAGCGCCTGAACGCATTGCACGGCTGATGGCGGGCGCGCAGGCGGCGGGGTGTCAGTTTCAAGCGCCGCAAGACGCAGGGCTTGGCCCCATTGCTGCCATTCACAGCGCAGAATACCTGTATTTCCTGCAAAACATCTACACCCGCTGGCAACGCATCCCCGATTCAGGGCCAGAGGTGATCCCGAACATCCACCCCGCGTCGCGCCACGACAACTACCCAAGTTCCGCGCTGGGTCAGGCGGGCTATCATCAGACCGACACCTCTTGCCCGATTGGGGCGCAGACATGGGAAGCCGCGTATTGGTCCGCGCAATCGGCCATCACCGGCGCTGATCTGGTGGCGGGCGGCGAGCGCGCGGTCTATGTGCTGTCGCGCCCACCCGGACACCATGCGTTCCGCGATCTGGCGGGGGGGTTTTGCTTTCTCAACAACTCCGCCATTACCGCCGAACGCCTGCGCGCGCGCGGCCTTCGGCCCGCCATCCTTGATGTCGATGTGCACCACGGCAACGGCACCCAAGGCATATTCTACGACCGCGATGATGTGCTGACAGTGTCGCTCCATGCCGACCCTGACCGCTTCTATCCGTTCTTCTGGGGGGGCGCGCAGGAACGTGGGCAGGGGCGCGGGATGGGGTGCAACCTGAACCTGCCCTTGGCGCGCGGCACCGGCGATGACGCGTATATGAGAACCCTCGACACCGCCTTGGCACGCATCCGCGCTTTCGGGGCGGATGTGGTGGTCGTGGCGCTGGGGCTGGACGCCCATATTGACGACCCGTTCAAGGGGCTGGCCGTCACCACGCCGGGCTTTCAGACGATGGCAGCGGCGATCGCGGGGCTGGGCCTGCCGCTGGTGCTTGTGCAGGAAGGCGGCTATGTCTCGGACGCGCTCAGCGCCAATCTTACGTCCTTCCTGAAAGGTGCCTTATGA
- a CDS encoding mandelate racemase/muconate lactonizing enzyme family protein — MKVDYRTLYLKKRFPLRISRGEISGGENLFVSVTDGALTGWGEMAPGVTEGAATVAEGRAQLEGFCATGLEGAIHDIWARAHAAGVGACALAALDMALWDLRAKQANMPLYQLLGLARRGVVSSLTVGINPPEVVHARVPLLLARGARALKIKLGSTDGIEADKAMFAAVNEAAQGSGVALRVDANGGWSLKDARRMMDWLATRGVDYVEQPLVQGAEDQLPELFQNRALPIFVDESCRLSTDIPAFVHCVDGVNLKLMKCGGITEALRIVATARAHGLKTMIGCMGESSVSIAAGASLSALFDYIDLDSHLNLDPDPATGAAFENGVTLPADQPGHGGILNA, encoded by the coding sequence ATGAAAGTTGACTACCGCACGCTATACCTCAAGAAACGCTTTCCGCTGCGGATTTCTCGCGGCGAGATTTCGGGCGGTGAAAACCTGTTCGTGTCGGTCACGGACGGCGCACTGACCGGCTGGGGCGAAATGGCACCGGGGGTGACCGAAGGTGCGGCCACTGTGGCCGAAGGGCGCGCACAGCTTGAAGGGTTTTGCGCAACCGGGCTGGAGGGCGCGATCCATGACATCTGGGCGCGCGCCCATGCGGCGGGTGTCGGGGCTTGCGCGCTGGCTGCCCTTGATATGGCGCTATGGGATCTGCGCGCGAAACAGGCGAATATGCCGCTATATCAGCTTCTGGGGCTGGCACGGCGCGGCGTGGTGTCATCGCTGACCGTGGGCATCAACCCGCCCGAGGTGGTGCACGCGCGTGTGCCCTTGCTGCTCGCGCGCGGCGCGCGCGCGCTGAAGATCAAGCTGGGCAGCACGGACGGGATCGAGGCCGACAAGGCCATGTTCGCCGCCGTGAATGAGGCCGCACAGGGCAGCGGCGTGGCCCTGCGGGTCGACGCCAATGGCGGCTGGTCGCTGAAAGACGCACGCCGCATGATGGATTGGCTTGCCACGCGCGGGGTGGATTATGTAGAGCAACCGCTGGTACAGGGGGCCGAGGATCAACTGCCCGAATTGTTCCAGAACCGCGCCCTGCCCATCTTTGTCGATGAAAGCTGCCGCCTCTCCACTGACATCCCCGCATTCGTCCATTGCGTCGACGGGGTGAACCTAAAGCTGATGAAATGCGGTGGTATTACCGAAGCGTTGCGCATCGTCGCCACGGCCCGTGCCCATGGGCTGAAAACGATGATCGGCTGCATGGGCGAAAGCTCTGTCTCCATCGCGGCGGGGGCGTCACTCTCCGCGCTGTTCGACTATATTGACCTTGATTCCCACCTCAATCTCGACCCGGACCCCGCGACAGGCGCAGCCTTTGAGAATGGCGTCACCCTGCCCGCCGACCAACCCGGCCACGGAGGAATTCTGAATGCTTGA
- a CDS encoding DUF1611 domain-containing protein, translating to MLDPTQPIALFAEATMGKLNAKMAEGILRYGRNPVMAVIDSTQAGKRVRDLCALDSDVPVVATLAEAQGLGAQVLVLGTAPSGGRLPPEWKDVLEQAIAGGMSLVNGMHDRLHPMFADKLRPGQWVWDLRVPQGDAPPIAMARAASLPNTRVLMVGTDMAIGKMTAGLELTRSLTDMGHDAAFLATGQTGIAITGRGIPLDAIRVDHAGGAVERMVMEAAAHKIVVVEGQGSLLHPGSTATLPLMRGSACTHMILCHRAGMDTLDELDSVRIPPLRDVIALNEAVAHAAGALTPAKVVGIALNTARLSQAEAAAALKATEDETGLPTADPVRNGALRLAQAILAAR from the coding sequence ATGCTTGATCCCACCCAACCCATCGCCTTGTTCGCCGAGGCGACCATGGGCAAGCTGAATGCCAAAATGGCCGAAGGCATCCTGCGCTATGGCCGCAACCCGGTGATGGCCGTGATCGACAGCACGCAGGCCGGAAAACGCGTGCGCGACCTGTGCGCGCTCGACAGCGATGTGCCTGTGGTCGCCACCTTGGCCGAAGCCCAAGGCCTTGGCGCACAGGTTCTGGTGCTGGGCACGGCCCCATCCGGCGGGCGTCTGCCCCCGGAATGGAAAGATGTTCTGGAACAAGCCATTGCGGGCGGGATGAGCCTTGTCAACGGGATGCACGACCGCTTGCATCCGATGTTTGCCGACAAGCTGCGCCCCGGCCAATGGGTCTGGGATCTGCGCGTGCCGCAAGGCGACGCGCCCCCCATCGCCATGGCGCGCGCGGCATCCCTGCCCAACACACGCGTGTTAATGGTTGGCACAGATATGGCCATCGGCAAGATGACCGCGGGGCTAGAGCTGACGCGCAGCCTGACAGATATGGGCCATGACGCCGCCTTTCTGGCGACGGGCCAGACCGGCATTGCCATCACGGGCCGTGGCATTCCGCTGGACGCAATCCGCGTGGACCATGCAGGCGGTGCTGTGGAACGCATGGTGATGGAGGCAGCGGCCCACAAGATTGTGGTTGTCGAAGGGCAAGGCTCACTCCTGCATCCGGGCAGCACCGCCACCCTGCCGCTGATGCGCGGCAGTGCCTGCACCCATATGATCCTGTGCCACCGCGCGGGCATGGACACGCTGGATGAATTGGACAGCGTGCGCATTCCACCGCTGCGCGATGTGATCGCTCTGAATGAAGCTGTGGCCCATGCCGCCGGGGCGCTGACACCGGCCAAAGTGGTGGGCATCGCGCTCAACACCGCCCGCTTGTCTCAAGCCGAGGCAGCGGCGGCGCTCAAGGCCACCGAAGATGAAACTGGCCTGCCCACTGCCGACCCGGTCCGCAACGGCGCGCTGCGACTGGCGCAAGCCATCCTTGCCGCCCGCTGA
- a CDS encoding winged helix-turn-helix domain-containing protein, with amino-acid sequence MTAETDPPALRIRIVFGGVGMIGPGKAELLERIDQCGSIAAAGREMNMSYKRAWELIGTLNAMFRDPVVDSTRGGPGGGGAVLTQAGRQVLTLYRSFEAQSAQAGAAQLDSLQALLKDQTEP; translated from the coding sequence ATGACAGCAGAAACAGACCCACCAGCGCTCCGCATCCGCATCGTCTTTGGCGGGGTCGGTATGATCGGCCCCGGCAAGGCCGAACTTCTGGAACGGATCGACCAATGCGGCTCGATCGCGGCAGCCGGGCGCGAAATGAACATGAGTTACAAGCGCGCGTGGGAATTGATCGGCACGCTGAATGCCATGTTCCGCGACCCCGTTGTGGACAGCACGCGTGGGGGGCCGGGGGGCGGCGGCGCAGTGCTGACACAGGCCGGGCGTCAGGTTCTGACCCTCTATCGCAGCTTCGAGGCGCAGTCCGCGCAGGCCGGGGCCGCGCAACTCGACAGCCTTCAGGCATTGCTCAAGGATCAGACCGAACCCTAA
- a CDS encoding carbohydrate kinase family protein: protein MIVCGGENLVDVIEMGDEQQDRVFHAVPGGSPYNCTRALGRLGMPTGYLTPISSDRFGDDLLAGLLADQVRHLGARPDAPTSLAMVTLSDGQPDYRFYRNGTAERMVTPEVLRATMPEQAEAFHIGSLALCTGKDAAAWSDLFIDCARRGIFTSFDPNIRPLLAEEDARGYRARLDKMASVANLLRLSDEDLAWWRPDQTVLDALAELVALAPNALVVLTQGAEPVLCHWPGGQIEVPLTPVANLVDTVGAGDTLMAALLAGLHRKGALVPKQIATLPGETLHQIIRDASKAAAITCTRTGCNPPYAREVWP, encoded by the coding sequence ATGATTGTGTGTGGTGGTGAAAATCTGGTCGACGTGATCGAGATGGGCGATGAGCAGCAAGACCGCGTGTTTCACGCCGTCCCCGGTGGCTCGCCCTATAACTGCACACGCGCACTGGGCAGATTGGGTATGCCGACCGGCTATCTGACCCCCATTTCCAGCGACAGGTTTGGCGATGACTTGCTGGCAGGGTTGCTGGCCGATCAGGTCCGGCATCTGGGCGCGCGCCCCGACGCGCCCACCTCGCTGGCCATGGTCACCCTCAGCGACGGGCAACCCGATTACCGCTTTTACCGCAACGGCACCGCCGAACGCATGGTCACGCCAGAGGTCTTGCGCGCCACCATGCCAGAACAGGCCGAGGCGTTTCACATCGGCTCGCTTGCACTGTGCACCGGCAAGGACGCCGCCGCCTGGAGTGATCTGTTCATCGACTGCGCCCGGCGCGGCATCTTCACCTCTTTTGACCCCAACATCCGCCCGCTTCTGGCCGAAGAGGATGCGCGCGGCTATCGCGCCCGCCTCGACAAGATGGCCTCAGTGGCCAATCTGCTGCGCCTCAGCGACGAAGACCTTGCCTGGTGGCGCCCCGACCAGACAGTTCTGGACGCGCTTGCAGAACTGGTGGCCCTTGCGCCCAATGCGCTGGTGGTGCTTACCCAAGGGGCAGAACCGGTATTGTGCCACTGGCCCGGCGGCCAGATCGAGGTGCCCCTGACCCCTGTTGCAAATCTTGTCGATACTGTTGGCGCAGGAGACACGCTGATGGCCGCCCTTTTGGCCGGGCTGCACCGCAAGGGCGCTCTGGTCCCGAAGCAGATCGCCACCTTGCCGGGCGAAACCCTGCACCAGATCATCCGCGATGCCAGCAAGGCGGCTGCGATCACCTGCACCCGCACTGGATGCAACCCGCCCTATGCGCGCGAAGTCTGGCCCTGA
- a CDS encoding sugar ABC transporter ATP-binding protein: protein MTELLEPALRLQGIVKTFPGVRALDGVDFEVMPGEVHALLGENGAGKSTLMKVLAGMHQPDEGQIIIAGQSVRVTNPIEAKAQGVVLIHQELSLVPEMSAAENIYLGELPRKAFGRVDWRTLYKSSNAILERLKCNFRGEVTVVNLSIANQQMVEIARALTVDARVVVFDEPTASLTDAEKVVLFDIIRDLKARNVGIVYISHRMDEIFTLSDRITVLRDGSYRGTLTTAETNEDEVTRLMIGRSLDLSRDTAPPKLGETVLDVRDLSCAPLFEDISFSVRAGEVVGFYGLVGAGRTEIAETLFGLRTADQGEILIDGVPVQIGSPQDAISLGISLVPENRKEQGLVLSMNCRDNMTLPQVQKLTSGPFVSSGAENEIFDKYRDKLEIKTPSWRQIVGVLSGGNQQKIVIGKWLSMKPRVLIVDEPTRGIDVGSKAEIHTLLRELAAQGYAVIVISSEMPEVLRVSDRIVAMYSGRIMREFTADEVTEDSLVQAISGIKTADAA, encoded by the coding sequence ATGACTGAATTGCTGGAACCGGCCCTGCGGCTGCAAGGCATCGTCAAGACTTTTCCGGGTGTGCGCGCCTTGGACGGGGTGGATTTCGAGGTGATGCCCGGCGAGGTTCATGCCTTGCTGGGCGAGAACGGCGCAGGCAAATCCACCCTGATGAAAGTGCTGGCGGGCATGCACCAGCCCGATGAGGGGCAGATCATCATTGCCGGTCAGTCCGTGCGCGTCACCAACCCGATCGAGGCCAAGGCCCAAGGTGTGGTGCTGATCCATCAGGAACTCAGCCTTGTGCCGGAAATGTCTGCGGCAGAGAATATTTACTTGGGCGAATTGCCACGCAAGGCGTTTGGCCGCGTCGACTGGCGCACACTCTACAAAAGCTCCAACGCTATTCTGGAACGGCTGAAGTGCAATTTCAGGGGCGAGGTGACAGTGGTCAATCTGTCCATCGCCAACCAGCAGATGGTCGAGATCGCCCGCGCGCTGACCGTCGATGCGCGGGTTGTGGTGTTTGACGAGCCGACAGCATCACTGACCGATGCGGAAAAGGTGGTGTTGTTCGACATCATCAGGGACTTGAAGGCGCGCAATGTGGGCATTGTCTACATCTCGCACCGGATGGACGAGATTTTCACCTTGTCCGACCGGATTACAGTGCTGCGCGACGGGTCATATCGCGGCACATTGACCACGGCAGAGACGAATGAAGATGAGGTCACGCGCCTGATGATCGGGCGCAGCCTTGATCTGTCGCGCGACACTGCGCCGCCCAAACTGGGCGAGACGGTGCTGGACGTGCGCGACCTGAGCTGCGCGCCCTTGTTCGAGGATATCAGCTTTTCGGTGCGGGCAGGTGAGGTGGTCGGCTTTTACGGCCTTGTCGGCGCGGGCCGCACCGAAATTGCCGAGACGCTGTTCGGTCTGCGCACCGCAGATCAGGGCGAAATTTTGATCGACGGGGTGCCGGTGCAGATCGGGTCGCCACAAGATGCCATCAGCTTGGGCATTTCGCTGGTGCCCGAAAACCGCAAGGAACAGGGGTTGGTGCTGTCGATGAATTGCCGCGACAACATGACCTTGCCACAAGTTCAGAAACTGACCAGCGGGCCATTCGTGTCATCAGGCGCCGAGAACGAGATTTTCGACAAATATCGTGACAAGCTGGAGATCAAGACCCCAAGCTGGCGGCAGATTGTCGGTGTCTTGTCGGGGGGCAACCAGCAAAAGATCGTTATTGGCAAATGGCTGTCGATGAAACCGCGGGTGCTGATTGTGGACGAGCCGACGCGGGGCATTGATGTCGGCTCGAAAGCCGAAATCCACACCTTGTTGCGCGAGTTGGCGGCACAGGGCTATGCGGTGATTGTCATCAGTTCGGAAATGCCCGAAGTGCTGCGCGTCTCGGACCGGATCGTGGCCATGTATAGCGGGCGGATCATGCGGGAATTCACCGCCGATGAAGTGACCGAGGATTCGTTGGTGCAGGCAATTTCCGGCATAAAGACAGCAGACGCGGCTTGA